The genomic interval AAACCGACCAACCTGGATAACCATGAGCATTTTATCAATGAGTATTAAAAAACTGTATTAGAAGACAGACTCTCCATCATAACTGACACCAAGACTGTTTCTCAACACTCAACACCAAAGATGGGGCCAATCCAACTCATTGGGGGATGGGggaagaccaagtactttgagttttatgttgtgtctttcatcactagaagtacactgatttacacaagtccaATCCAAGTCATTCCACAACTCAGCACTCTCTGGGCTTGATACAAGAATATGAGGTACTTTATAAGGAATACCAACAATGCAACAATCTCAAACTCACATAGAAACAACTCACCACTCTACCTAAGGAAAACTAACCCCTCCAACACTCCAATCACCTCACTTACCATTCCTGACCCACAGTGAGCATGAAAGAAAACCTTTATTTTCCCAGTATCCAATGGCAGCACACTAGAGCAGATAAACCAGGAATTAATTTCCACACACCTCAAATTTCCCACTCGACACTGTAAAGAGCATAACACTTCACCGTACGCCTCATAGGAGCCAAAAACACCATGCAAGAAGCAAACTAAGAGACCATAGGATGAACATGACAGTATATATGTGGACTTTTAtttgaagctcctgtgaggaacttttgcaTTGTGTTAATTTTGGTGTGCCCTGTGGACAAAAAGTCTTAACTTAACTCTTTGCTGACCTTGTCCTGTAGATGCAAAagtttttctgctgtttcagctaaaaactcctcataggTGCGTGTTGACGAGATGATGTTgattgttgatgtgtttggttGTGTGGGGAAATAAGAGCCAAGACAAAAAGCAGCTTGTTGCCGTGCTCAGAATTATCCCTACATAGCGTATACACTTATCCCGACatagtttttttcaaatgttattcTTAAATTTAGCTTAATTATGTGCTACAAATGGCTTCGTCTGCAGCGATGTATAGCCTAGCTTCAGTGTTGTGGCGCTGACGGGCCGAGCTAACCAGCATCATCTGTGGCTAATACACCATATACAACCCAACttcaaacgtttttttttttactcatctcATTCACTAATGTCAAACATTGAATCTTTAGCAGTTTGATTAATGTGTGCCAGAAAACTGTGAGGATCATTGCCTATATGGGCACATCATACTCCTTACTCCTGTAAGAGCATTTacagtctttgtgtttctctaactctGGTTCTTTAATGTGTTAACTTTCTATAATGATTATACTGAGCTTCTAGGTTTATTTAGTTACAAGtgaaacaaaataatttgtCTGACAGAGCAGTTTTTAATAAAGAAACTCCAGTAAACGCTTGCACTTAGATATATTTAAAGTAATTGTTTGCTTTAGGTAAGTTATCCCAGACTACAGTCTAGAAAAGCAGACAAACTGCACCGAGCGTTCCCTAATTAAGTGCTACACTTTTGGAGCAGCAGTATTGTTTATATAACATTAAGAGAACAGTTCcttgacattttgaaagaatCAATTAACTTTTCTTAAACCCACCTGATGCAAACACAAGCCAGACACCAAGGAAGCCGCCTTCTACCGTTACACAGCAACGGATCCACCATTTTCATTCTCGTGAAACATTGATTTATGAACCTAATCTCCCttttctgcaaaaagaaaaatccacagCATATTGTCTGGGTCTTGGTTTTGTAATTAAGACTCTCAGTGCTGTGTGACTAACAAGTAAGCTCATAATCTCCCAGTTTAAAAAGCATCTCTCctctgtgtatctgtgagtgCAACACTGatgaggagaggaagacagggaaggagacgaggaggagcgGCGAGGTGCGAGCTTATATCGGTGTAAGAAGAAGAGCCGGAATGTACGCTAAGTGATAATACAGGCTGCTGCCAAGACAATGACATTAACACCCAGACCTTATCAAGGACACTGTCagcatctgtctctctctctatcacacacacacacgcacacacacgcacacacacaggcacacaaacactAGTACACACAAAGAGGGATAGGCtgagagacagagcagagaaagacagagagtaggaggagaaggagggcaTTATCTTGATGAAACAGTGCTTGATACAGTGGCCTGAgccaacctgaacacaactctgCTTCCTTTTAATGGAGATTACACAGTCAAGGTCCAGCCTGAACTCATCTTGTTTAACACTGCATACAACTACatcactgtgagtgtgtgttcttgtgtgtgtgtgtgtgtgtgtgtgtgtgtgtgtgtgtgtgtgtgtgtgtgtgtttggaacaGTGTGCCTGATCTAATATGCTGTTATCTTCTCCCACATCAGCTATCATTACTATATGCCTTTTGACCCCTCATCTGGCAGCCAATCAAAGCGCCCAATCTTGCTGACCATTGGAAGCACAAATCAATGAACCAGCGAGTGTGGTGCAACACTATCTCACTAATTATCCCACCATCACAAGGTCTACAAGTTATTTGGCCAAATCAGGGTTTAAGTTGCATAAAGCGGCAGCTATCTGCAGGGTATCTAGTCCTTTCCGATCTCCATTAGGACTGTTTGGGTTTTtggacattgtttttttttttttaaatgtgggcTCAAAGAGCCTTCTAGATGGATTGTAAAAGGTCCTTTCCTTTTTGTTAATCATTCTTAAAAACCCTGCAGAATCCAGAGTTAAGACCTGAATAATTCATAGACCTTGATGTCACCATGGCTCTCTTCTGCACCAAACATTTCTTCTCATGTTCCTTGTATTTTCAGgctgtttcctctttctgttgCATTGTATAAGTTTTGGTCAGATCATACATACCTCCTTGTCTACATATTTTCTTGCCCGGTTTCCTGGCACATTCCTTGGATATTCTTTTGactgtaaaatgaataaaagactAAAGAATAACATGGAGCCCCTGGACGCACAACGCACACAGGAGctggcatgcacacacacacacacacacacacacacacacacacattaattcaAACACACTACAGGTGATTGACTGAAAAGAGActagagaggaaggaaagaagagaCATAAAGACAGAGGGAAAGAATGAATCACACCAGCTCAATCAGTGCAGTATTCAGTCTATCAGTCTGCCAGCCAGTCGACCAAATCAATCGGTGATGATCTTGACAATGACTGTCTTGTTTAATGAACTGTAGCCATCGTGGTGGATCACAATAGGCTAAAATGAGCTATGGACTTGAGTGAGGGGAGAGGGCGAGAGAAAATCAAGTGAAGGAGGGAAAAGAGGGAAACGAAAGAGGATAAGAGGAGAAGGAGTTAAAGGATCTACAaggatgtggaggaggagagttTAAAAAGGATGGAAAATGGAAGGAGATTGCGACAGCTGTGGAGTGGGATTAGAAGGGGATAGATTAGCCTGAATGGAGGCcactcacactcacatgcacaacaCTTTCTCTTTCACAGATCCACTATCACACACTCATGTACTATAAGCAGTGTCATGCACATTAAACATGCACAAGGTCATGCTTTCCCTCTATTTacacagacagggacagagacagaaaaacactctCATAAAACACACCCCGACGACACACTCCTCTCTCTACCAGAAGGATGTGGGCTCATTTCCCTCtaccctgccccccccccccccccccccccctttacaaTCATCCTGCCCAGGGCCCGCAGGCTAACTCACCATCCTCAGTGGGCACATAGATGTTAAGATAGAGGCAGTCCTCGCTCTGGTCCTGGACGTATGAAGTCACCACATCGATGCTGTTTGTGAACCACACTGGCAGCATCACATCCGGCAGGCGGCCCTCCACAATGCTCTGAGGGCACACCGGGGCAAAGTGTGTGGCATTGCGGATCTCCGGCCAGGACACTGGTGGCTCAGGTGGTTGAAAGCGGCGCTCGCCTGTTGGAGGGGCAGCATAAGGAACACCCAGAAACTGCACGACAGGGCCCAGGATCTCATTGTTGAGCTCCTTCTTAACGCCGCGCAGCCTGCCATAGACGGTGGTGACCACTGGGTCATTCTCGTCAAGTTTCTGAGCCAACACGGCAGCCGGACACGCCTGCAGCAACAGCAGCCCCAACCATAGTAGAGAGGACACCCACCGGCAAGCGCCAAAGGAGCCAAGCCCCAAGTATTCCATCACCGTGCTCCTGTTCTTTGCCGTCTGAAGAAGCGAACACCCAGTCCTCAAATGGTGCCTCCACTGGCACATAGCTGCTACTCCTTTTCTGCGACTTGTTTGCGTCCTGTCTTGTCCTttccaagtaaaaaaaatcttattttctATTTCTTACTTACGCCATGCAgatgcaaacacagacacacaatcacactAAAATCCCATTCACCCAGAGACATAAGCAGGTCGATAACTCCGGAGCAGACGGGGGGGGGGTCGAGGATACTAATGATCCTTTTTAAAATTCTGGCAGTGCAAACCATCCGGTGGAAATGAATGAGCCATCAGTTCCCTTAAGCTTGTGAGGCAAATCTGGGAAAAATATTCCTCACCAAATGGAAGTATATTCTTCAAAAGGGTCCTGTCAACAACCACTGCAATGATGAATAGCACTGTAAAGATACCATCTTCAAGTCCCACTTCTCAGAAGGTAGACATGCCAGTCAGTAACGAGGCTTTCCATAAATCCGAGGCGAGCGGACCGCCATGTTCAGCAGCAGAGGCAGGAGTAGCAGTGCAGTGGTAGCAGGAGTGTCGTCCAGTTCAAAGTCGTTCCCtgcaacacagaagaaaaaaacacaatctaatAAGAGCAAATTACATCTCTTAATTTATTATTGCttattttcactttcatttcagaAGATCAAAACAAGAAGCAGAAGGGCATTTTCTGTCTAACccatctgcacacacatcagTCAATTAAAGAGGAACATGACGTCTATTCATAGCACATGACAGTCGGCAACGTTGCTCGACAAGCTACACAAGCAAGGTGTATCAGTATGCATGGGGACAGATGTTTGGTGGTTGTGGTGGAGTGTGACAGTTTAATTCAATACCCAACCCTTAACGAGGAGTGCCCTCCAGAGACACTCGGTGCTCAGGAGTGGGGATTATTCTGGGAGAGAGCCACAGACTTGGATGCACACTGCCAGCGGCAATACGACGCATGAGCCACAGGCATTCAGCATAAACTGGATATTGTGATGTGATTATGTTGTAAATGCCAAACGCTCAGTGCAGGTGTAGGAAGTGGTTTGACCTTTTATGGAACAAAGCAGGAAATCAGGGGGAAAAGGTCAAGGCCGTAGATGGGTGTGAAACTCGCCAGATCTCCAATAAAGGAACTTAAGCCCAGTTACAGACCTATAATAAAAGTCCCAAAGTACCCTCTTCTCCTAACCCATAGCCCAAAACCTGAACTGAACCAGACTCTTACACAGCCAAACGTCTATGATCAATCAAAAAATACGATCATGGTTTTTAATGGCATTAACAatgaatttcaatagttaatcacgataaatcacactttttacTGCGTGCTTGAAACtcctttattttgcattttgaaaCAGG from Labrus mixtus chromosome 3, fLabMix1.1, whole genome shotgun sequence carries:
- the LOC132958416 gene encoding neuroligin-1-like, giving the protein MCQWRHHLRTGCSLLQTAKNRSTVMEYLGLGSFGACRWVSSLLWLGLLLLQACPAAVLAQKLDENDPVVTTVYGRLRGVKKELNNEILGPVVQFLGVPYAAPPTGERRFQPPEPPVSWPEIRNATHFAPVCPQSIVEGRLPDVMLPVWFTNSIDVVTSYVQDQSEDCLYLNIYVPTEDGPLTKKHTDDLSDNDRTDDEDIRESGSPKPVMVFIHGGSYMEGTGNMFDGSILASYGNVIVITVNYRLGVLGKEPAVKCDEQPLLTCLYIYICSSLLVIPVA